A window of the Bacteriovorax sp. PP10 genome harbors these coding sequences:
- a CDS encoding ABC transporter ATP-binding protein has protein sequence MSEYLIEVKNLCKTFPIKGGLLGREVGAVRAVNDVSFKIKRGETLGLVGESGCGKTTLGRSILRLIEPTSGEIIFDGKNIVDCSPSEMRAIRRKMQIIFQDPYASLNPRMTIGDILAEPMDIHELHTSKEARKARLLQLLHQVQLPADALNKYPHEFSGGQRQRICIARALAVEPEFIVCDEPVSALDVSVQAQVVNLLMDLQKELGLTFLFIAHDLKVVEYISNRVAVMYLGNMVEVAESSELYGGAKHPYTKALFSAIPHPSTNGRKDRIILEGDIPSPMNPPKGCHFNPRCWNATDVCRETFPGQTHHSSTHMYRCYHPNTK, from the coding sequence ATGAGCGAATATTTAATTGAAGTAAAAAATCTTTGTAAAACGTTTCCTATTAAAGGTGGCCTTCTAGGTCGCGAAGTTGGAGCGGTTAGAGCTGTAAACGACGTAAGTTTCAAAATCAAAAGAGGGGAAACTCTTGGTCTGGTTGGAGAGTCTGGATGTGGGAAAACTACATTAGGTCGCTCTATCCTAAGATTGATTGAGCCAACTTCTGGAGAGATTATCTTCGATGGAAAAAACATCGTTGATTGTTCACCAAGTGAGATGAGAGCGATCAGAAGAAAAATGCAGATCATTTTTCAAGATCCATACGCTTCATTAAACCCACGTATGACGATTGGTGATATCCTGGCCGAGCCAATGGACATTCACGAACTTCATACAAGTAAAGAAGCGAGAAAAGCTCGTCTTCTTCAACTTCTACATCAAGTTCAACTTCCCGCAGACGCGCTTAACAAATACCCACATGAGTTCTCAGGTGGACAAAGACAACGTATCTGTATCGCAAGAGCTCTAGCTGTTGAGCCAGAATTCATCGTTTGTGATGAGCCGGTTTCTGCTCTGGATGTTTCTGTTCAGGCCCAGGTTGTAAATCTTCTTATGGATTTACAAAAAGAATTAGGCCTTACTTTCTTATTTATTGCCCACGATTTAAAAGTTGTTGAGTATATTTCTAACCGCGTAGCGGTTATGTACCTTGGAAATATGGTTGAAGTTGCCGAGTCGAGTGAACTTTATGGGGGAGCAAAGCACCCTTATACTAAAGCTCTTTTCTCAGCTATCCCTCATCCGTCAACTAATGGCCGTAAGGATAGAATCATTCTTGAAGGGGACATTCCAAGTCCGATGAATCCACCAAAAGGATGTCATTTCAATCCAAGATGCTGGAATGCTACAGATGTTTGCCGTGAAACTTTCCCGGGACAAACTCACCACTCAAGTACTCACATGTACCGTTGCTACCATCCAAACACTAAGTAA